DNA sequence from the Odocoileus virginianus isolate 20LAN1187 ecotype Illinois chromosome 8, Ovbor_1.2, whole genome shotgun sequence genome:
gacagataatagcaccggtgctcaggcaggacaaaaagtccagtgtaaatccgaggccctgctgtgaggcaggaaggtatctggcacaggagaaagctttctataaaaGGGGGAATGGATTGGACATTCCAGCCGACATAAGGCCGAGGCCAGCGGACACACTGGAAGGCAGCCGGCTCTGCGGGAAGGagagttcctctcctgatcccGAGTCTGGTGAGCAGTGGACGCCATTCGGTAAGGGAACATAGTAccggggtggggaggtgggcaagAAAACTCCAGCGCTGTGTTGTCGGCTGACATttgtctgtccgtgtgtttgtcttCGGCTctctgtgtttttgtgtgtgcCGACATTGTCTCTGGTCTCGTTCTCTTCTGGTGCatcattcttttctctctcttctgacttattctccttctcttcttcttctctgatctgccctcaactccttttcttttcgggagtttcagtgaacaggcgAACGGTTGTGGGGGCAATTGATGAGTCccggccagggctacactctggtggactctgaaggccctaTAGTAAGTGAGCCTCAGTAACTAGAGCCTGACCAGATGAAACTCTCCTTTAACATCCCTAACTGAGGATGTGGCCTAAAATTCTAATTCTTcgtgtgggcacgggtcaggcacttaaaggccattagggcacctgccacttgaagactcccaTGGGAGGATAAGGGGGTCACAGAATGGGCTagaaacccctagggtgcccgcccccagcaagaaaacttccgtgcaacgacgcaggcacataaacagtttCAAAAGCATATaataagcccaacctcttggccgccaccactcccgGTAGGATTTTTGGTGGTCTTTCTCAGTgactgcttctctctctctctcttccctaccaTTTATTCTTTGACCATGGGTCAGGGAGAATCCACCCCACTTTCCCTCATGACTGACCATTTTTCGGATGATAGGGCCAGGGCCCATAACTTGTCTTTgctagtcaagaaaagtaaattaataactttttgctctgcagagtggccCGCCTTCTGGGTTGGATGGCCTCCAGAAGGCACCTTTCAACTGTCCATCATACAGGCTGTGAAGGGGAAGATTATGGCTCCTGATCCCTGGGGCCATCCAGGTCAGGTCCCCTATGTCATGGTTTGACAGGATCTAGTGGAAAATCCACCTAAGTGGTTAAAACCTTTTGTTCACAAACCTCCTAGTTCTTCTaattcacaggtcctggtgatggagacCCCCCCTGgaggaaaccaaaaagaaagaggacccaaAACTAGTCTTTCAGGAATCATCTTATCCAAACCTGATTGATCTAGAAATGGAGATGAGGCCTCCACCATATGTACACCCCTTGTAATTCCCTCCGAGGAGAGAAGCTCCCACAGGTGAACCGAGAGGACTAAGAGGGCCAACAGGAACCGACCATGAGGGGGGACCAGCATTGAGGAGCCGGGGGAGAACTAGGGGAGATAGGGGTGagcaagaccctggggacccagagttgcTTTCATCCACCGTTCAGGCGCTCCCCGTCCAAGTGGGACCAGCTAACCTGGATGGAGAGTGaacctatcagtactggcccttttccACGAGTGACCTGTACAATTGGAAGACCCAaaaccctcctttctcagagaagccccaaggcctcattgacctcttagattccattttgttcactcacaaCCCCTCCTGGGACGACTGTCAGCAGCTGTTACAGGTACTCTTCACAACAGAAGAACGGgagcgaatcctggcagaggcGCGGAAACGGGTCCCGGGGGCTGACGGGAGACCAACCgcccagcctcatctcgtggacgaggggtttcctctgttgcggcctaactgggattttgagcggGTGGAAGGTAAGGagcgtctccgagtgtaccgccagactctgaGGGCTGGCCTGCGGGCTGCAGCTAGGAAGCCAACAAATCTGGTGAAGGTAAATTTAgtaaggcaagagcccactgagagcccggcagccttcctagagaggctgatggaagcttttaggcaatatacacctatggacccccaggctgaggagtcaTGCGCTGCAGTTCTGTTAGCATTTGTAAATCAGGCAGCCCCAGATATTaggaggaaattacaaaagatagaggggttgggagaacagacaatacaggatttactgaaagcagctgaaaaggtatttaataatagggacaccccagaagaaagggaagaacgaATTTGAcgggaggaaagggaattagctgagaagatcaggaaggaagaCAGGGAACATAGAGCAAGGGAAAaccagaagaaccagagggagctagcccagattctttttgcAGGGATAAAGGCCAGAACAGAATTGAGGGAACCTCAAGACCCCCggatgggagaaaaagagagaccaaaAAGGCAGGCCCTAAAGAAATATCAGTGCGCCTACTGCAAAGAACAGGGACACTGTAAAAAGGAGTGCCCTAAGAGGGACACAAGGGGAGGAAcgacccagagagagagaatctcccatggaactcgagttctatatgtgggggaagacagtgactaggggagtcaagaCTCGGCACCCCTCCTTGAATCCTGGGTAACCatacatgtggaggggaaacccgttggcttcatggtagatactggcacccaacactctgttttaaataaaaatctgggaccaatgtctaagaaaaccagcttggtgcaaggagccacggggacaaaaagatatttttggaccacagaacgaaaagtagatctggggacccaccaggtgtcccattcgtttttggtgataccagaatgcccagcccctctacttggaagagacttattgactaaagttaatgctcagattcattttgaccctgggggaatgtcAGTCACGGATGGACTTGGACTGCCAATACATGTCTTATCCTTAGCCTTAAGAGATaaatacagactttttgtgcCTAAGCCCTCAGAGACCATAGCACCAGATGTACAACTGTGGGTCCATAAGtacccattggcctgggcagaaatggcaggaatgggactggccaaacagagacatccAGTCGTCATCGAGCTAAAGGCCGAGGCAATTCCTGTGAGGGTGAGACAGTACCCCATGAGCCAGGAAGCTCggcgggggatcactccccacattcgacgTCTCATGGATGCTAGACTTCTCAAGCAGTGCCAATCCCCCAgaacacccccttactgccggtgaagaagccaggggggacagattacagacctgtcTAAGACCTGTGAGAAGTCAACAAACAGGTGAGTGACATACACCCCACTGTCCCTAACCCgtataccctcctgagcagttTGCCACCTGAGTTCACTTGGTACACTGTGTTGGACTTGAAAGATGcctttttcagcctacccctggtggcccagaaccaggagatatttgcctttgagtggaccgaGGGGAAAAGCCAtggcaacactgggagatagatttcactgagTCAAGGCCAGGCAAGTATGGGTACcgctatctgttggttctggtagataccttctcggggtgggtggaagctttccccactaagggagagacagccatagtggttgctaaaaagatcttagaggagatagtgcctaggtacaggctgccagtgactatgggctctgataacagacctgcctttgtgagccagattgtacaagggctggtCCAACCGCTGGGGacgaaatggaagttacattgtgaatataatccccagagctcaagataggttgagagaatgaatcggaccctaaaagaaactttgacgaagttggcaatagagactggcaGGGACTGGGTGACTCTCCTCCCCTTCGCACTCTTTCAGGCGTGTAACACCCCTTATAAGCTGAATCTTACTTCTTTTGAGAttctgtatggaagaccccctcctaTGTGTCCTATTTTGGAAGGAAAATCCCTGCCATCCCCTACTTTGGGACAATTCCAGCAAACTCTGATGGCATTAAGTAAGGTGCATAACCATGTTTGGAAATTGATTCGAGAGATACATAAGGGCCAAAATAAGAGGGCCATCCCCTCACATAATATTGGCCCAggtgattgggtttgggtaaaaAGACACCAATCTAAAGtattagaacctagatggaaaggccCTTATGTTGTTCTTCTTATCACTCCTGTATGCTAAGACAAAAGAGAGAGCCAATCAGTGTGATCACCATGGCAATCTTGTTCAGTATTGGGCTGACAGGATCAGATACAGGAATAGCTTCACTACCTCTGCAAAGCCAAGGGTTTTCCTCCCTACAAGCCGCTATAGATGAAGATATAACTCGCATAGAAGAATCAATCAGCCACTTGGAGAAGTCTCTGACTTCCTTGTCTGAGGTGGTCTTGCAGAATAGGAGAGGATTAGACTTGATTTTTCTCCAACAGGGTGGGTCTGTGCTGCTCTGGGAGAAGAATGTTGTTTCTATGCAGACCATACAGGAGTGGTAAGAAAATCTATGGCAAAAGTGAGAGAAGAACTGGCACAACGAAAGAGGGAATGGGAACCCAGCAGGGATAGTTTGAGTCTTGGTTTCAACTCTCTCCCTGGCTGACCACCTTAGTTTCCACCCTTCTGGGCCCACTTATAGTGCTATTATTAATACTCACGTTTGGCCCTAGTATTTTAAACCAGCTAGTGTCATTTATTAAAGAACGTCTAAACACCATTCAGATTATGGTATTACAATATCAGATGGTAGCCCCAGGTGAAGAGAAGGATTCCTTTACAGAAACAACAAGGCAGGGGGGAACGtggggctgccagggctaacaccatgacaggcagcccggacctaagtttcagtttcccccgaaatggtaagacttcctacccccatcaggccacctggagccagccaatcaatatgtgcccagtaagaaaaagggaatctatcaggggaaagctgaaaagcccatgaacgcccaagtttgaaaaaagcctgcgaaagtttggaccaataaaattgctttgcaaacatgtaaccaatccgcttaagccagctaccaactgcttatgctcaccctataaatttgtgtaacagcttgggctcggggctctctgaccccgcaccactgcgttggatgcggcaggagccctgactcgagtcagcaataaacttccctttttgcgagttgcattgtcttggaagccttctctcttcccgctttGGGATTCAGACATCAGACATAACAGATTAATGAGTCACCATGATACACAATCCAAGTTGACAAGTCTACCAGTGTTGACAGTAAGGCAATGATGcttgtttttatattatatatatatattttaggggAGTATGCATGGTGTATATTATGTGCACCTTTGTTGCCAACCAACAGCACAACTGCAGAACTATTCAAGTGTTTGAATGATTCCATGTCAGGAAAACTGAATTGGTCATTTTGTATCAGTATATGCACAAACAAGGGCTGCCATGATTGGATGGTTTTCTGATTTCACTACCCAGGTCAAAGAGACTGTTTCTGAATGTGAGTTTACACACTGTATCATCCATAGAGAAATACTGAGGAGCCAAATTTGTCACCTGAACTTAAACATGTTTTGCAGgatatgatttaaaatgttaacaatattAAAGTGCATGCCCTTAACTCATATATGCTTGTACAGCTCTGCAGAACTCACATGTCTTCTCTTGTACACAGCTGTAAGATGACTGTCTAAAGAGAGATCACTGGCCAGAGTTTTTGAGTTATGAGAGTCACACCAgagatttctttcagaaaaatggTCCACACGGGAGCATATTTCAGTGACACAGAATGGGTTGCAAAATTTGCTTACTTATGAGACATATTCAGCTGACTCAAAGAACTCAATCTGTCACTTCAGATGAGAACAACTGTGTTCACATTGGCTTATTAAGTGGTTGCATTCAAGGTCAAATGGGAATTATGGAGGTGATGAGTGAATGTTGGGATTTTGGGGACAATTCAAACATTAGCAGAGACTTTGAAAGAGACTGAACCAGGGCCTTCTTTCTCCAGCTGGTGCATAATAACCTTTCTCAGCTTTCAAaagagtttgagcattacttcccAACAAAAAAATACCCCTGAACTGAGAAAGAATGGATCCATGATCCATTTGTGAATAAGTCAGGTGAATCTACTTTGTTCGTGCTGTAAGAGAATCAACT
Encoded proteins:
- the LOC139036372 gene encoding uncharacterized protein is translated as YQYWPFSTSDLYNWKTQNPPFSEKPQGLIDLLDSILFTHNPSWDDCQQLLQVLFTTEERERILAEARKRVPGADGRPTAQPHLVDEGFPLLRPNWDFERVEGKERLRVYRQTLRAGLRAAARKPTNLVKVNLVRQEPTESPAAFLERLMEAFRQYTPMDPQAEESCAAVLLAFVNQAAPDIRRKLQKIEGLGEQTIQDLLKAAEKVFNNRDTPEEREERI